Within Salvia splendens isolate huo1 chromosome 21, SspV2, whole genome shotgun sequence, the genomic segment AACCTAACAATTTACGACCTGCTTTAATATCAGttgatttttaatattaaagacTAAATTGATTTTGGAAGAGTAgcttattaaatttatatttatatagtaatttcaattttctttttatattattatataatatttgttGATAAACTATCTTCACTCTAATCAATAGAAATGTTGTTTTCACTGTAACTAATAGATCGGAATTCAAGTTGAAACTATACCTAactcttttaataaaaaaaattaataaaataatatatttgtgTATCATAATAATAGAATATTCGTATAATTAGTTTGTGCTGTTTATAGTAGATTCCTATAATTAGTTTGTGCTCAAGTCGTTGATCCCCTAATTTTCTATCAAGTCATTTTATTGATTCCCCTAGTTGCTTCAAATTAATTGTAATTAGGATATGATTAACTATCtcaaaagacaaaaaaaaattcacatacTATTAATTAAGTTAAGATTAACAAATTTACGATCTAGAAGGTCTTGTCAAACACGTGGCTAACATAATTTGGATACCCTATTTATACGGACCATAAATTATTGGCAAACCATGCATTCTAAACATATTTTCTTCACCTATTTAGTAGCGACGTTTTTCatgttatattataattaaacatttaaatttatttctatatgttttattttaattatcttgGAGATAATATTAccatatataaactatattcaCCAAACTAATCCTAACAAATTCCTCATCACTTAAGGTAAAATAAAACTTTCTATTCcaatttatttctatatattttattttattatcttgaAGATAATATCATCATATATCTATATTCACCAACCTAATCCTAACAAATTCCTCATTACTTATGGTAAAATAAAACTTTGTTACCATAAAACTTTGTTATTCCACtaattaagtactccctccatcccggaTTAGGAGTCTTATTTAGttatgacatgagttttaagaaatgtaataaaaagtgagttgaataagttagtggaatatgggtcaCACTTActagttttataacaaaatgtgagtaataagttggtggaatttGAGGCctaattaccatttatggtaaaagtaaaatatgactcttattgtgagacaaACCGAACTTACAAAataactcttattgtgggacggagggagtaatatactTAGTAGTTCTTTTAGTGCAAATTGCAtacaaaatcatgaattttggtCAACTTTTGATTCGCCCTGGGACTTTTAAAATTAGattgaaaaataagaaattcAGATTTTTTTGCATAAAGAAACGACACTGTTCTGATTTTTTTCATTATGAGATAAATCCGAACAAAAAAGAGATATTGACgcataatatcatgaaacttttcAATTTTCCCCCCTAACTTTAAGCTTGACATATAACATCACGAACTGAAATAATTGTTGAATTTTTCCCACCAACGACAAAATCCGACTATATATCATTTGCCTTTACATCACGTAAGATATGGTTACCACTGAAAAATGATAATGATGTGATTACAAAGTCTACAGAAGTCAAATATGGTTATCTATCTCATTTTAATGTACACTACAAAAAATTTATCttttaaggacacgaaaattgaGACGCAATTACTAGCGTttgaaagttttaaaaaataaccaTAATTTAGGGAGCAAAAGAAAGTGTTCTAAGTCAAAgacaaattattttaatttttttattttttaggacgCATTTATTTGTGTCTCCTCATTTTAGTTGAGACACCAACGATAAGAACACTTTATGAAACGTATGTGATATGATATAATTAGACACACAAATTAGCGTCTCTAATAGAATTAAAAGTGTTCTTATCTGTTCATTTTGTTGTGGTGGTAGTCGACggaaaaaaattcaacaacaaTAACTTCGtgatttttatatactccatccgtcccattcaagatgtccacattcttgagtgacacgagattttaggtggagtaagtagagagaaaatatagTTGAATATTAAATGAGAAAATAGGAGAGATggatttatttctaaatatagaaaatgaacatcttgtgtgggacaaactaaaaaagaaaaatggacaACATCTTCAATGAGACTGATGAAGTAAAGTTAAAGTTGATGGgaaaaaacaaatttttgaaaaattaaatctcgtgatattaggtgtcaatatccTTAAAAAACCATGATGATTAGATTTTCCTTGGGAAAATCTGaacaaattaaaaaactaaTCCAAAAACAAAAACGACATTATTAACTTGAAAAACACGATCAAATCTAAAATTCATTGTTTTTTCAGCTATATATTAAAGTTGAGGGACGTGACACGTGCCTCAATCTGGTGCGCTCCAATCTCCTTATAAATACCATGCGTAGGTGATTAGAGAGTGGAGTTGTTGAGCATCATTCACATTGGTTTAATCGGGTTTTTTCCTTTCTGTCCAAGTTCGATCACCATGTCATGTACCACCCAGTATCAATCATATCTCTGAACAACTCGATCGATTATTCGTAGATTGATACTGTGGGAATCATGAATCATTACTTAAATTAACAAGGCGTGCAGATATattgattttgatttgattGATCGATCCACCGATCCATGGCTGCGGGAGGCTCCTCCTCCCCGTTCATTAAAAAGGAGAATTTTTACGGCGTTTTCGACGACACTTCGCCCGGCCTCAGCCCGTCGTATATAACGTTGTCGCCCGGCCTCAGCCCGTCGGCGCTCTTCGATTTGGATCCTCCGGTCATGCTACCGAATGATGAggtcaattatttttattgttgcCTTTTTGGATACTATTATTGATTTTGATattaatatgtatgtgtatatagGCACAATTGTCTCCAACGACTGGAACATTTTATTCTGCTCCAAATCGTGAGAATTTGAATATTAGTAGCGAAGGGAtggagatttgttatgaggAAAACGATTTAATGGCTGATGATGTTTATAAGGTATACATCTAGGACTTCCTAATAAATAGTACTCTCGTCACCGGCAATAAGGGCCCCGTTTCCCATTTTCGGCTGTCCCGTTTGCCGTATAAAGTATCTGTATATACTCTCTTCGCCGGGAATCAGAGTCCTATACTCTCTTCACCGGCAATAAGAGTTCtgtatttttccattttggtccgtctgATTTGCGGATTGTATTTTCGTGACCTTGTTTGGATTTCAATAAGGGCACCTGCAACGCCGGGCTAAAAATTTTACATTGCAAACACTGCATGCAATGATGCAACACAGTATTGCGGAGCTGTATTACTTTTGCACACACCGCGGACATCGTGGGCCCGGGATTTGAGAGCCAATCAGCGCCTCGTGTGCAGCACAAGTCCGTGATGAGATGAAAAGAATAAAtttatactttaattatatgatccatggattttatttatgtaatttttttgttaattatttaatttttgattttgatgagaattgtatttttattaacaattgaaaatatataaagttcaaaaaacaaaaatgaattgTACTTGCAAAACACAAGGTGCTCAAAGTACACTTTTGTGAAGCACTTATTTTATAGTGCTTCACTGCTGCCGATGCCCTAGTTGCTTATATACGTTAAGCAGGGCAAAGCCGACCTTTAAGCAGAGGGGCATATGACCCCCTCACCCTTCATAGTCTCTACTtactaggagtattatttttcattttcgtctgtcATAAAATTAGTTCACTATTATTTTTTACAAGTTTTTTTTTCCATCCCTATTTTCCAATTACAAAACTCCcaatcattttttttccatGTAACTCTACTATTTTACTAATTTCGTATTAAACctgggatggaaggagtacaAATTTCCATATATATAACTCACCAAATACTCATTTTTAAATACTTAAAATTCCCTATATATTTTTTGCACCtcataaaatgaatttttgacGTTAAGTGCCATTACTTTGGTGTATCTTTCATCgtcattatatttatatacaacTACACCAATTACTTGATGTTATCGTAAAATGAATTCTTGATGTTAATGCAATTACTTTACTTTGGTGTAAAAATGTAAATAAAGCTAAAAACACTTGTTGAGGATTGTAGGAATTTGAGTATCCAAAGGAATGTCTAGACACCAGTAGAGACGAATCGATGATGGACGATTCGAACGCAAACATCGACTACGAGCAGCAAAAGGCGAAAGACGCGACGAAGAACTCAGACGACGGATTCTACTGGCGAAAATACGGACAAAAGCACGTGAAAGGAAGCGAGTATCCGCGAAGCTACTACAAATGCACGAGCACAAAGTGCCCCGTGACGAAGAAGGTCGAGCGCTCCCATGAAGGCCACGTGGCGGAGATTGTGTACAAGGGCAGTCACAATCACCCCCAGCCTAAGCCGGTGCCCCAACCTTCGCTGCAAGATGCCGGCTCGTTATCCGTGCATAATCACGACGCTTCTTTCAATGACTTCCCCGACCCCCCGGCCGCCTTCTCGGACAACGCCGGCTTTAACGAGGAGCTTGATGATGCTGAGTTCGAGACCGCCAGGAAACGGTGCTCCATTTCTTCTTCTGATATTTTTTGAAGtgataaataaacataaattttaaaggtCTGGTTATTGTTATGAGTTTTTGGTTGTGTAGGAAGAGAGATATTGAGTCGGCTGCCGCGACGAGGTCGACCGCCCGGGAAGGTAACAAGGTGGTTGTCCAGCTAGAGAGCGATGTCGACATTCTTGAAGATGGCTATAGATGGAGAAAATATGGCCAAAAAGTTGTCAAAGGAAATCCAAATCCCAGGTAAGTTAATTAGGGTGACTTATTAATCCCGAGGTTTGTAATTTTTTCGATTATCTCATCTATCTCTTTTTTTTGAAGAAATATGCAAATCTGTTTTAAATATGTGGAAATGTTATGGCTATGATAGGAATGTTGAATCTCTTCCTAAGGTTGATATGTGTTTATGTGGTTGGTGGCGTATTTATAATCAACTATCACATCATTGCGTATTTTAACAGAAATGAAATGGATGAGACAATTGAAAACAATTGCAAACTTCGTAGTTAATAATTCAGTTTTTAAAAAGTGATATACTAGAATTTTACcatcttttgtaatttatttggcAATTTTCCGTCGTAATTATGTGTTCTAAGTAAATGATTGCGTGATGCAGAAGCTACTACAAGTGCACGGCACCGAATTGTACCGTGCGGAAGCACGTGGAGAGAGCTGCGGACGACATTAAGTCGGTGATCACGACCTACGACGGCAAGCACACCCACGCCGTTCCTTCGAGCAGAACAGGCATAAACACCGAGGGTGCGGCCTCGCCATTGCCAAAACCAGCCGTGAAACAGGTGGCTCAACAAGATCTGCCCTTGTACTTGGACAGAAAGCCAATGCCGTTCGACTACGCTAGCTTGGGCGGAGGAGATCTCGGCTTCGGAGGCGCTTCACCTTATACATTCAACTTTCCTTCGTTCCACTCCATGCCTTATGCCTCTGTTGTCCCAATGAAGCCCTACTATTCGAATCTTTATCCCGAGTATATGCCAATGCCAGTGGCGACGCCCGTGTCAATGCCAATGACAATGTCGTCGTCCACTGTGTCAATATCGTCGTCCACGTTGTCATCGACATTGTCTCATACGCCACCCTACCATTACGGAGGCGATGCGACTCACCAACTCCAACCAAAGGAGGAGCTGCAGGATGAACTCTATCGTAGTTGCCTAAACATGCCCAAAGGAGGAGCTGCAGGATGAACtctattatttttttcccaCTAGAGATGGATCTAGGATATATGTGTAGCTAGCTAGAAAATTGGTTTTGTTAATTTACTTGCCATTTCTCCtttgttactattattttttgcCCACTAGAGATTGATCTAGGATACATAACTAGTTATCTAGCTACTAGTTAGGGCAACTTATATTTATTCATTCTTCCTTCATGGCTTGATGATTTTCAACCATGATTTTCAACCACCAAAAATTTATTAGTGAAAATCAATTGGTATGGCTTTTATTAGTCATGAAGTTTTACAATGTGTTTGcactaataaaaaataagtaaGATGTGAAGCATACCAAAATAACAGTCTCTAAAATGTACTCTATCAATCGGTTTGGTTTGATATTAGTTACGAAGTCTTTGTTGGGTATTAGTGGTACTTCAGGATGTATTATAAAAACACGTATATGAaaactccctccgtttcatgttaatagagtcatttattactttgggaagttccaagttaattgagtcatttctatttttggcaaaaagtaaccatttttcttactttattctgtcttcatctctcttaatttattcactatccacttaacacactattcttaaactccttGCCGAAAAAAATGCATTTATTAACCAGAAACGGGGGAGTATCAAATAAACGACAAGTTGGTGAATTGGTGTATTTTGAGGACACCGTTGATAAGGGAACatttaattaactctaataacTTAATTAAGTACAACAGTTTatacttaaaatagaaatagtacaAATAGTTTGGGACAATCCGAAAATAAAATGTGCGAGTAccatgggacagagagagtagtGTACTTAGGCTTTGTAGTGAATTTTTcactaaattagtttttttcaACTAATGAAAAACTAACTACTAAGTTTATGATTTTTccgaataaattttaaatttatgagaAAATATGGTTGGAAAAATCATGAAATCAGATTTCAGctaaaatttgtaattttatgcTAATAACTTCAATTATAGGgaccaaaaaataaattagacaCTACCTAGAAATCGTATTTCATATAGTACCATCGCACTTAAAAAGAAGTCGACTGAGTAAACGAAAATACtagaaaagagagagagggcAGCAGATCTGAGAACTCAGCAGCGATTTGTGATTGATCATTCCTTCTGCGCAAAACCGTCTCAGATAATCGCTCGGTAAACTTGGTTTTCATCTCGTTTCCAATTATTCATTCACGTTCGTTCTAGATCTGAATTGTCTGGCATTTCGCCTTTATTTGTGATTTTGTAAGCACATCCAACAATTTCTTAGTTTGGTACTTAATTATCGAGTCTATTCACCGATTTGGTTTCGTGTTTGTGCATTGTGTTTGGTTATGCCTGTTGATTCGTGAAAAAAACAATAATGGATCGATTCGATTAGGTTGATGATTTTGTCTTCTGCATTTTTATGCTACTGCGATATTCAATTTTCGTGTTGAAATGTTACTGATGGATTATGCATCTCTGTAGTTTCTGTTAGTCAACTTTATTGTTTCAACGGTTCCCTGATTAtggtttgtgtgtgtaatctgATACTGCCAAATTGCCAATATTTAGTTAATTCACAAGGCTGAAGGACCATTACACTTGAAATGCGCTTCATGCACTAAATCTTAGTAAACTTTATTGGTTCAACAGGTTCCTGATTATTCTCTGTGTGTGTAATATGATACTGCTTGTGTGATGTATTAGCTTGGTCGATTAGCTTccactttatatatatatattgtaagtACTTTTCAAATCTCCATTATTAAGTCATAGGGATCATTACATTTATATGTTTCGTGCACAAAATCTAGTTGAATTGTCTtcttattaattaattgaataattGAGCTTGATTATACCAGATAGCCAGTGTCGAATGGAGAAGACATGCTCTCTGCTTGTACATTTTGACAAGGGCACCCCGGCCCTTGCAAATGAGATCAAGGAAGCACTTGAAGGGAATGATGTTCCAGCTAAGATTGATGGCATGAAAAATGCAATCATGCTTTTGTTAAATGGTGAAACCCTGCCTCAGCTTTTTATCACTATCGTGAGATATGTGCTGCCCTCGGAAGACCACACTGTTCAGAAACTGCTTCTGCATTATTTGGAAATTATTGATAAGACTGATGGAAATGGACGTGTGTTACCAGAAATGATCTTAATCTGCCAGAATCTTAGGAACAATCTTATCCATCCCAATGAATATATCCGGGGTGTCACCCTGAGGTTCCTTTGCCGGCTCAATGAAGTGGATATCATCGAACCGTTGATACCCTCCATCCTCGCAAACTTGGAGCATAAACACCCTTATGTCAGGAGAAATGCCATTTCTGCTATATCGTCAATCTACAAACTCCCAAACGGTGAGCAGTTATTGGTTGATGCACCAGAGACAATTGAGAAGTTTCTCTCGACAGAGCAGGATCAATCAACTAAGAGGAATGCATTTCTGATGCTTTTTAACTGTGCACAGAATCGTGCTATTAACTACCTACTGGCCAATGTTGACAGAGTATCAGATTGGGGTGAATTAATGCAGATGGTTGTCTTGGAGCTGATCCGGAAAGTTTGTAGGACTAACAAGGCTGAAAAGGGGAAATATATTAAGATCATTATATCTCTATTGAATGCTCCTTCAGCTGCCGTTGTCTACGAGTGTGCTGGAACCCTTGTCTCTTTGTCTTCTGCTCCCACTGCTATTAAAGCTGCAGCCAACACATATTGCCAGCTTCTTCTTTCACAGAGTGATAATAATGTTAAGCTCATTCTGCTTGATCGCTTGAATGAGCTCAAGTCTTCCCACCATGAGCTTATGGTTGACTTGATAATGGATGTCCTTAGGGCACTTTCTAGCCCAAACCTCGATATCCAAAGGAAAACACTTGATATTGTTCTGGAACTGATTACCCCTCGCAATGTCACTGAGGTGGTTCTTACTCTGAAGAAGGAAGTCATGAAAACTCAAAGTGGGGAACTTGAGAAGAACGGGGAGTATCGGCAAATGCTCATTCAAGCAATCCATTCTTGTGCTATAAAGTTCCCTGAAGTGGCAAGCACAGTGGTCCATTTGTTGATGGATTTCTTGGGAGACAACAACATTGCCTCTGCAATGAATGTTGTCATTTTTGTTAGAGAGATAATTGAAACCAACCCTAAGTTAAGGGTTTCTATTGTCACCAGACTTCTGGATACTTTTTATCAAATTAGAGCAGCTAGAGTCTGCTCGTGTGCTCTTTGGATTATTGGAGAGTATTCCTTATCTCTTTCTGAAGTTGAGAGTGCTATTTCAACTATTAAGCAGTGTCTTGGggatttaccttttttttcaaTCTCTGAAAATGAGGAAGATGCTGATTCTTCAAAGAAACCCCAGCAGGCTTCCTCAATCACCGTTTCATCCAGAAGACCGGCTATCCTTGCTGATGGTACTTATGCAACTCAAAGTGCTGCCTCCGAGACTGCTTTCTCTGCTCCAGCTGTTGTTCAGGGATCTGTGACCACTGGAAACTTGAGATCTCTTCTTCTGACTGGTGACTTTTTTCTTGGGGCAGTTATTGCCTGCACCCTAGCAAAACTGTGTCTAAGATTGGAGGAGGTTCAACCATCAAAGGTTGAAGTGAATAAAGCTTCAAGCAATGCTTTGTTGATTATGGTCTCTATGATACAGCTCGGGCAATCTTCAGTCCTACCACACCCAATTGACAATGATTCTTATGACAGGATTCTTCTTTGTGTAAGATTGCTGTGTAACACAGGGGCTGCTGCAAGGAAGATTTGGCTGAAGACTTGTCGCGAGAGCTTTGTCAAAATGCTCTCTGATAAACAGCTTCGTGAAACTGAAGAAAATAAGGCTAAGGCTCAGGTTACTCATTCACAACCTGATGACCTTATTGATTTCTACCATTTGAAGAGCAGAAAGGTACAAAGTTGCATTTTTCGCTATATGTTTGTTCTGCACCAGAGTTCCATATGCACACTTTGTTTTGTTACACCATATAATGCTTATTCTCTCTCAGTACTGTATTTCTTTGTCTCAATAGCCCATCAAATCTTTTGAACTTTCAAATAGTTGAATTTGGTTATATGGTTTGAAGTTGCTAACCACCTGGTATGAGATCATCCATAAGTTCTCTAACTTGTCTTTATATTGGAAAAAAATCCATTCTCGTCATTGTTGTGATTGTCTTCATACTTGTTCTCAAGTTTCTGAATGCTTATAGGTAAAAGTCTAATTAGTCTTTTAGCATGCTGGTACTGGACTTTCTTTTTGGCTTGTGCACTGGATTTTGGATAAGTGGTTTATATGTATGCCTATCATTGTTGTTAAAATTCCAGGGTATGAGCCAGCTGGAGCTAGAGGATGAGGTCCAAGATGATTTAAAACGTGCTACTGGGGAATTTGTGAAGGATGCAGATGATGCAAATAAGCTCAATCGCATCATTCAACTTACAGGATTTAGTGATCCAGTATATGCTGAAGCTTATGTGACAGTTCATCATTACGATATTGTCCTGGATGTCACAATTATCAATAGAACAAAAGAGACCCTTCAGAACCTGTGTTTAGAGTTAGCAACAATGGGAGATCTCAAACTTGTTGAGCGCCCGCAGAATTATACTTTGGCTCCTGAATCAAGCAAGCAAATAAAAGCAAACATTAAGGTTTCCTCTACTGAAACTGGAGTGATATTTGGAAATATTGTATATGAGACATCAAATGTGCTCGAGCGGACAGTTGTTGTCCTCAATGATATCCATATTGATATCATGGACTACATATCTCCTGCTGTTTGTAGCGACACTGCTTTTAGGACCATGTGGGCAGAATTTGAATGGGAAAACAAGGTATTCCTAACACATTTTTGGCACTCTGCAATCAGGGATAATCAATTGCTTGAACTTACTTACTGTGAGCATTGTAGTTCTGTATATTAGCATGCTTCCTAATTGGGTTACTATTTATATGACATGTTACTGATTTTGATGAAATTTAAGGTTTATGATTCTAGCCACTTGCTCTGTTCATCAGATCGTCTAATGTTCACTTTTTATGAAACTGACTCGTGTTTTAACAAAATTTCTGGACCacaccattttttttatatcctaTGACTGATTCTCATAAAACTATTAGCCTAACTTTGTCTTTCTTCCTTATCTTTTCCATCTTCTGTTGATATTCAACTTTCTTCGATTCAGTGATGTCTCATTTTCCAATTCCATTCACGTTCTTTTTGCAGGTTGCTGTAAACACcaccataacaaatgaaaaagaATTCCTTGATCATATTATCAAGTCAACCAACATGAGATGCCTAACTCCATTGTAAGTAATTTCATGCTGTCTAGTTTATTTTCTGCTGCTTCAATGCAGGGAAAGCCTTCTGCTGTGTTTATGGGTTTAAAATGGAACTTAGGCTGTGATTGATATCGATAATGCTGAATCATTAACTCTGTTGCAGACAATGTGCAAGATATTTATATGGTTTAATAATAGCTTTTGTCTTAGAGAGGTGCTGATCAATTAGATTGGCTTCTATTGAAATGGTGTGAGCATTATTGTATCCATTTCTACCCGACAATTTAGTCCTTTCATCTGATCCAGGAAACATAGGTCCAACATAATTTCATATGCAACAGAGATGAATATGCTTTTTAGCTATTTTTATAGAACGATcaatcttttgttctattgctTATGTATGGAAGCAAGGCCAGTAGAAAATAAGTAAATGAATGATTTGTTCAGCTAATCCAGTCTTCACTTGTCAATTACTATGTTTTACTCTATTTCGTCTCGTGAAAATCTAACTGGTGGCTCATAATATGTTTATCCCCAGTTCTGCCTTAGAAGGTGACTGCGGATTCCTGGCTGCTAATTTGTATGCGAAGAGTGTATTTGGAGAGGATGCTTTGGTGAATATCAGTGTCGAGAAGCAGGCAGATGAGAAGCT encodes:
- the LOC121784438 gene encoding probable WRKY transcription factor 26, with the protein product MAAGGSSSPFIKKENFYGVFDDTSPGLSPSYITLSPGLSPSALFDLDPPVMLPNDEAQLSPTTGTFYSAPNRENLNISSEGMEICYEENDLMADDVYKEFEYPKECLDTSRDESMMDDSNANIDYEQQKAKDATKNSDDGFYWRKYGQKHVKGSEYPRSYYKCTSTKCPVTKKVERSHEGHVAEIVYKGSHNHPQPKPVPQPSLQDAGSLSVHNHDASFNDFPDPPAAFSDNAGFNEELDDAEFETARKRKRDIESAAATRSTAREGNKVVVQLESDVDILEDGYRWRKYGQKVVKGNPNPRSYYKCTAPNCTVRKHVERAADDIKSVITTYDGKHTHAVPSSRTGINTEGAASPLPKPAVKQVAQQDLPLYLDRKPMPFDYASLGGGDLGFGGASPYTFNFPSFHSMPYASVVPMKPYYSNLYPEYMPMPVATPVSMPMTMSSSTVSISSSTLSSTLSHTPPYHYGGDATHQLQPKEELQDELYRSCLNMPKGGAAG
- the LOC121784798 gene encoding coatomer subunit beta-2-like, yielding MEKTCSLLVHFDKGTPALANEIKEALEGNDVPAKIDGMKNAIMLLLNGETLPQLFITIVRYVLPSEDHTVQKLLLHYLEIIDKTDGNGRVLPEMILICQNLRNNLIHPNEYIRGVTLRFLCRLNEVDIIEPLIPSILANLEHKHPYVRRNAISAISSIYKLPNGEQLLVDAPETIEKFLSTEQDQSTKRNAFLMLFNCAQNRAINYLLANVDRVSDWGELMQMVVLELIRKVCRTNKAEKGKYIKIIISLLNAPSAAVVYECAGTLVSLSSAPTAIKAAANTYCQLLLSQSDNNVKLILLDRLNELKSSHHELMVDLIMDVLRALSSPNLDIQRKTLDIVLELITPRNVTEVVLTLKKEVMKTQSGELEKNGEYRQMLIQAIHSCAIKFPEVASTVVHLLMDFLGDNNIASAMNVVIFVREIIETNPKLRVSIVTRLLDTFYQIRAARVCSCALWIIGEYSLSLSEVESAISTIKQCLGDLPFFSISENEEDADSSKKPQQASSITVSSRRPAILADGTYATQSAASETAFSAPAVVQGSVTTGNLRSLLLTGDFFLGAVIACTLAKLCLRLEEVQPSKVEVNKASSNALLIMVSMIQLGQSSVLPHPIDNDSYDRILLCVRLLCNTGAAARKIWLKTCRESFVKMLSDKQLRETEENKAKAQVTHSQPDDLIDFYHLKSRKGMSQLELEDEVQDDLKRATGEFVKDADDANKLNRIIQLTGFSDPVYAEAYVTVHHYDIVLDVTIINRTKETLQNLCLELATMGDLKLVERPQNYTLAPESSKQIKANIKVSSTETGVIFGNIVYETSNVLERTVVVLNDIHIDIMDYISPAVCSDTAFRTMWAEFEWENKVAVNTTITNEKEFLDHIIKSTNMRCLTPFSALEGDCGFLAANLYAKSVFGEDALVNISVEKQADEKLNGYIRIRSKTQGIALSLGDKITLKQKGGS